A stretch of DNA from uncultured Pseudodesulfovibrio sp.:
CCTGCTCGCATTTTTGGATGACAAGTCCTTCGACCTGAAGGACCTGACGGACAAGACCCTGTTCCTCTACCTGACCCATCTGCGGGCTCGCGGCCTCAAGAGCCGTTCCCTTGCCCGGCATCTTTCCTCCCTGCGCGGATTCTTTGCGTTTGCCGTGGGCGAGAAATGGTACAAGGAAGATCCCGGGCAGCTTTTGGAAAATCCTAAATTGCCGCGTAAGCTACCGGAATTTCTCAGCCGAGAGGAGATTTCCCGCGTCCTCGCCCTACCCGATACCTCCACTCCGCTCGGCATGCGCGATAAGGTCATGTTGGAGCTGCTCTACGCGGCGGGGCTGCGCGTCTCCGAACTCATCGGCATGAAGGTTTTGGATTACGATCCGCAAGTGGGCATGCTCAAGGTCTTCGGCAAGGGGGCCAAGGACCGACTGATCCCCATCCATTATACTGCTCAGGACTTTCTGAATCGCTACATGGAGTTCACACGTCCCGGTTTCAAACCGCGCGAGGATTTCATGTTTCTGAACCGCTCGGGCAAGGGGTTAACCCGCCAGGGCGTCTGGAAACTGATCAAGAAATACGCAGAGACCGCCGGGATAAAGCGGTCCATCTCGCCGCATACCTTCCGTCACTCCTTCGCCACCCACCTGTTGGAAGGTGGCGCGGACCTGCGTACAGTGCAGATCCTGCTGGGGCACGCGGACATAAGCGCTACCGAGATCTATACCCATGTTGAGGCCAACCGCCTCAAGACCCTGCACCGGAAGTTCCATCCGCGATCAAGTATGTGATCATTGTAACAACTCAGAATATAGAATGAAAAAGAAATCGGAAAAGATAAAAGCCCCGACCGTGATCACGGCCCACGCCAATGCCGACTTCGACGCTCTGGGGGCCATGGTTGCGGCCAGCAAGCTCTATCCCGAGGCGGTCCTCATTTTCCCGGGCAGCCAGGAATCCAGCCTGCGCAATTTCTTCATCGAAAGCACTACCTATCTTTTCAACTTCAAGGCTTTCAAGGATATCGAACCCGAGTCGGTGGAACTGCTGGTCGTTGTGGACACCCGCCAGCGCTCCCGGATTCCTCATGTCCGCCCCGTGCTGGATAACGAGGGGCTGCGAATCCATCTCTACGACCACCACCCTGACAGCGATGAAGACCTGCCAGCCGAAAAGAGCGTGGTCCGTGAGTGGGGTTCCACTACCACCATAATCGTACACGAGATCATGGGGCGCGGTCTGACCCTGAACACGGAAGAGGCCACCCTGCTCGGCATCGGCATCTATGAGGATACCGGCTCCTTCGGTTTCAACACCACAACGCCTCAGGACTTCGAGGCCGCCGGTTGGCTCAAGTCCCAGGGCATGGACATAGAGGTCATCGCCGATCTTCTGTCTCATGAACTGTCCGCCGAACAGGTCACCTATCTGGGAGAATTGTTCAAGAACGCCAAAACGTATGACATCCACGGCGTGGACGTGGTCATCACGGAGATGTCCACGGACAAGTTCGTGCCCGACTTCGCCCTGCTCGTTCACAAGCTTATGGATATGGAGAAGATCAAGGTGGTCTTCGCGTTGGGTCGCATGGCCGACCGCATCCATCTGGTGGCCCGGTCCAAGAGCCCGGACGTCAATGTCGGCCGTATCTGCTCATCCCTGGGAGGCGGTGGTCATGACGCAGCGGCCTCAGCCACGGTCAAGGACCGCACCCTGGCCGAGGTTCGAGACGATCTGTTCGCCCTGTTCTATTCCCAAATCAATCCGCAGATCGTGGTCGATTCCCTCATGTCCCGGCCACCTGTGGTCATAGAGGGCGACAAGTCCATGGCCGACGCTCTGGAGTTAATGAGCCGCTATGGCCTCAAGGATGTGCCTGTGGTGGAAAAGGACAGCATGCGATGTATCGGCATAATCGGCCAGCAAATCGCGGATAAAGCCGTTTCCCATCATCTTGGCGAAGTGGGCTTGAGCGAATACATGACCCGGACGTTCGATACGGTGAAGGCCGACACTGATCTCTACCGGGTCATGGAAATAATTTTGAGCAACCGCCAGCGGATGCTGCCTGTTGTGGAGAATGGCGAACTGACCGGCGTCATCACCCGGACGGACCTGATGAACATGCTCATCGAGGAGCCCGCCCGCATCCCGGATTCTCTCATGCCCGACCACCGCAGGGAGCGGAACATCGCTTCCCAGGTCAAGAACCGCCTTCCTCAGCGCATGCTCGAACTTCTTAAGGAAGCCGGCGACCTGGGGGCCGAGATCGGCTGGGAAGTCTATGCTGTCGGTGGCTTTGTGCGGGACATCCTGCTCGGGCGGCCCAACCTCGACCTTGATCTTGTGGTTGAAGGTGACGGCATCGATTTTGCCAAACGCTTCGCGGCCAAGCTCGGTGGGAGAGTCAAGGCGCATTCCAAGTTCAAGACTGCCGTTGTTATCCTGGATGACGGCCAGCGTGTGGACGTGGCCACTGCCCGACTCGAATATTACGAATACCCTGCCGCCCTGCCTACCGTAGAGCTATCTTCCATTAAAATGGACCTGTACCGCCGCGACTTTACGGTCAACGCCCTGGCTTTGCGCATAAATCCCGGCCGCTACGGACAATTGGTGGACTTTTTCGGTGCCGAGCGCGACATCCGTAATCGGACCATTCGGGTGCTCCACTCATTGAGTTTTGTTGAGGATCCCACCCGAATCCTTCGGGCTATCCGCTTTGAGCGCCGTTTCGATTTTCAGATCGGTGGCCAGACCATGCGGCTGATCAAGAACGCACTCACTCTGAAGCTCTTCAGCAAGCTTTCCGGGACCAGAGTCATGCATGAGCTGCAGCTGATCATGAACGAGGAAGATCCCTTGGCCTGTCTGTTGCGGATGCAGGAACTCGGAATCATGGAAGCCATTCATCCCCTGCTCTCCATTGATCGCGAACGTGTTCAGATCCTGACTGAGCTGGTCAAGGTCCACAATTGGTACAAGCTGCTTTATCTGGAACCGTCGGCGACCCCGTGGAAGCTCTACATCCTGGGATTGACCGCGGGCATCAAGCGGGACCAAATCGGGCAAGTGACGAGCCGTTTGCATTTTACGCAAAAGGAGGAGCGGGACTTCTTCCATCTGCGCGACATGATCGGCGAGGCATTGATGAAGCTGATGGGCTGGAAGGAAGGACATTCGCGGCTGAGCCGGTTATACAAGATCCTCCACCCCATTCCGGTCGAGGGTATCCTTTTCCTCATGGCCCGTAGCCGGAAGGAATATATTCGTCGTAATATTTCCCAATACCTCGCACGGTTGCAATATGTCGAAATCGAGGTGAACGGCAAGGACCTCCAGAATATAGGTATTGAACCGGGGCCCATTTACTCGCTCATTCTGGATCGGTTGATGACGGCGAAAATCGACGGCCAGGCGGAAACCCGCCACGAGCAATTGAATCTGGCGAAAAAATTGAATAAGGAATTGTCGGCGGAGCTTGAGGAAGAGAGCGGAGAGTAGACGCTTTCCCCTCTTGCCCTTGACTGGCAAGCCGTGTAGAAAATCAAGATGTTGGTAAGTATGCGCGGGCTGTTTCGGCGATGGGTCGAACTTCGCGACCAACGTGAACGTCAACTGGAAGTGGATCATGGATGTTTTGTGGGCGCCTTGGCGCCTTGATTATATTCTCGGCCCCAAGCCCGAGGAATGCGTTTTTTGCATTCCCGAGCACACGAACGAGGACGAGGAGCGCTGCATCCTCGCTCGTGGAGAGCATTGTTTTGTGGTCATGAACAAATTCCCCTATAATAATGGGCATCTCATGGTCACTCCCTACCGTCACGTGAGCCACCTGACGGACCTGACTTTGGAAGAGTCCAACGACTGCATGTTGTGGTTGAGGCGATGCGTCCAGATTCTGGAAGATGCCTTCCACCCTCACGGGATCAACATGGGACTCAATCTGGGCGAGGCGGCCGGTGCCGGCATTGCCCAGCACATGCATTTTCAGATTGTGCCCCGTTGGAACGGGGACGCTTCGTTTATGGCCGTCTTCGGTGAGACCACGGTCATCCCCGAACACCTGCACTCAACCTACAGCCGCTTAAAGCCGCTGTTCGATGCGATCAGCGCTTAAGGAGAACCGCATGCGTTTTATCAAGGTCCTGTTTCTGTTAGCACTTTTCGTCTTTTCCATCTTTTTCTTCAGCCAGAACAATGATGTTCTGTTGCAGGAATTGACGCTGATCCTCGATATTCCCTATGTGGCCACCCTCCACTCCATCCCGCTGCCCTTCGGCTTCCTGATCCTGCTCGCCTTTGTGGCCGGTTCGCTGCTGACCCTGATCTACTTCGCGGTGGACAAGTTCCGTGGCGCCTCCAAGCTCAAGGAGTGCCGCACCCGCATGGCCAGCCTGGAACAGGAACTGAACTCCCTGCGCAATATGCCCATCAGCGAGGATTCCTCCTACACTTCCGTCACCGAGACCAAGGAAGAAGGAAGCCTCTAGGCATCATCATGGGCTGGAAGCTATTCAACCGCAAAAAGGCGCAAAGCGCCCTCCTCGACCGAGTCCGTATGTCAGGCAACGGCGAATCTCCGCCTGTGCAGGACACCCGCGCGGCCATCGAGGAACTCAGCAAGGTCGTCCAGAACGATCCCGAAGCGGTTGAAATTTATCTTGCGCTCGGCAGTCTGTACCGTTCTCAGGGCGAGATAGAGCGCGCCATCCAAATCAGAAACAGCCTTATCGTCAGGCCGGGCCTGGACCGTGAGTTCAAGGCCCGCGCCTGGTTCGAACTGGGGCGGGATTTCCGCCGCGCCGGTTTTCTGGACAGGGCGGAAAAGGCATTTCAAGAAGCCCGCTCCCTGGGCCAGGACCCCATTTCCATTCATAGGGAGATGGCCCGACTGACGGCGGAACGTGGCGACTATGAAAAGGCGGCCGAGTCCTACGG
This window harbors:
- the xerD gene encoding site-specific tyrosine recombinase XerD codes for the protein MARQEKEKNINEYSHPWVDRYLEHLLIEKGLSENSLTGYANDLGSLLAFLDDKSFDLKDLTDKTLFLYLTHLRARGLKSRSLARHLSSLRGFFAFAVGEKWYKEDPGQLLENPKLPRKLPEFLSREEISRVLALPDTSTPLGMRDKVMLELLYAAGLRVSELIGMKVLDYDPQVGMLKVFGKGAKDRLIPIHYTAQDFLNRYMEFTRPGFKPREDFMFLNRSGKGLTRQGVWKLIKKYAETAGIKRSISPHTFRHSFATHLLEGGADLRTVQILLGHADISATEIYTHVEANRLKTLHRKFHPRSSM
- a CDS encoding CBS domain-containing protein, yielding MKKKSEKIKAPTVITAHANADFDALGAMVAASKLYPEAVLIFPGSQESSLRNFFIESTTYLFNFKAFKDIEPESVELLVVVDTRQRSRIPHVRPVLDNEGLRIHLYDHHPDSDEDLPAEKSVVREWGSTTTIIVHEIMGRGLTLNTEEATLLGIGIYEDTGSFGFNTTTPQDFEAAGWLKSQGMDIEVIADLLSHELSAEQVTYLGELFKNAKTYDIHGVDVVITEMSTDKFVPDFALLVHKLMDMEKIKVVFALGRMADRIHLVARSKSPDVNVGRICSSLGGGGHDAAASATVKDRTLAEVRDDLFALFYSQINPQIVVDSLMSRPPVVIEGDKSMADALELMSRYGLKDVPVVEKDSMRCIGIIGQQIADKAVSHHLGEVGLSEYMTRTFDTVKADTDLYRVMEIILSNRQRMLPVVENGELTGVITRTDLMNMLIEEPARIPDSLMPDHRRERNIASQVKNRLPQRMLELLKEAGDLGAEIGWEVYAVGGFVRDILLGRPNLDLDLVVEGDGIDFAKRFAAKLGGRVKAHSKFKTAVVILDDGQRVDVATARLEYYEYPAALPTVELSSIKMDLYRRDFTVNALALRINPGRYGQLVDFFGAERDIRNRTIRVLHSLSFVEDPTRILRAIRFERRFDFQIGGQTMRLIKNALTLKLFSKLSGTRVMHELQLIMNEEDPLACLLRMQELGIMEAIHPLLSIDRERVQILTELVKVHNWYKLLYLEPSATPWKLYILGLTAGIKRDQIGQVTSRLHFTQKEERDFFHLRDMIGEALMKLMGWKEGHSRLSRLYKILHPIPVEGILFLMARSRKEYIRRNISQYLARLQYVEIEVNGKDLQNIGIEPGPIYSLILDRLMTAKIDGQAETRHEQLNLAKKLNKELSAELEEESGE
- a CDS encoding HIT domain-containing protein, which codes for MDVLWAPWRLDYILGPKPEECVFCIPEHTNEDEERCILARGEHCFVVMNKFPYNNGHLMVTPYRHVSHLTDLTLEESNDCMLWLRRCVQILEDAFHPHGINMGLNLGEAAGAGIAQHMHFQIVPRWNGDASFMAVFGETTVIPEHLHSTYSRLKPLFDAISA
- a CDS encoding DUF1049 domain-containing protein, which encodes MRFIKVLFLLALFVFSIFFFSQNNDVLLQELTLILDIPYVATLHSIPLPFGFLILLAFVAGSLLTLIYFAVDKFRGASKLKECRTRMASLEQELNSLRNMPISEDSSYTSVTETKEEGSL